The Candidatus Celerinatantimonas neptuna DNA segment CATGATATGAAGCTGGTGATGGATATTTCTGATTCTATCTATGTGATCAACCAGGGATCGCCTCTGGCTGATGGGACACCTGAAGCAATTCGCGCGAATCCTGATGTTATCAAAGCCTATTTGGGAGAGTCGTAATGAGTTTACTTCAGGTCAATCAGGTCAGTACCTATTATGGCAAGGTGAAAGCGCTGAATGATATTTCACTTTGTGTTGAAGAAGGTGAAATTGTTAGTTTAATTGGTGCTAATGGCGCGGGTAAAACCACTTTATTAATGACATTGTGCGGGGACCCAAGGGCGGCCAGTGGCCAGATTGTTTACGATGGTATCGATATTACAGTGATGCCTACCTCTGAGATTATGCGATCGAGTATAGCTATTGTGCCTGAGGGGCGGCGAATATTTTCGAGTCTGAGCGTTGAAGAGAATCTTTCTATGGGGGCTTTTTTTGCGACGGTGTCAGAGAAAATTGAATTACTGCAACAGATGTTTGAGCTGTTTCCAAAACTTCGAGAGCGCCGCTCACAGCGGGCCGGGACTATGTCCGGTGGTGAGCAACAAATGTTAGCGATAGGCCGGGCTCTGATGAGTCAGCCTAAGTTGTTACTCCTTGATGAACCTTCTCTTGGGCTGGCACCACTGGTCATCGCTCAGATTTTTGAAACGATCGAATTATTGCGTAAAGACGGCATGACGATTTTCTTAGTTGAGCAAAATGCCAACCGGGCTTTAAAACTGGCTGACCGGGGTTATGTTTTAGAAAATGGCCGGATCGTATTGGAAGATAGCGGTGACGCTTTGTTGAAGAATACCAGGGTACAACGTGCTTATCTGGGAGGATAAGCAGTAACGGCTGTTTATTATTAAATTGTGACAACTTTTGATAGCGGGTTATTTTTGCTGTTACACTATTTTAACCTGTGGCTGTCGATGGAGTTTTTATGGAACAGTTTTTACCGATTAATGTGGCTGATGCAAAGCGTCTTATCAAAGAACGTGGGGCGATACTGGCAGATATTCGTGATGAAGATTCATATCAGAAAAGCCATGTCTCAGGTTCGATTCATCTGACGAATCAGACTTTGGTGTCATTACTTGAAGAGAACGATCTATTAACGCCTGTGATTGTGATGTGTTATCACGGCATTAGTAGTCAGGGGGCTGCTCAGTATTTATTGCATCAGGGGTTAGAAGAGGTATATTCGCTGGAAGGGGGATTTGAAGCCTGGTCCAGAGAGTCTGCCTGACTGTCATATTTATCTGTTTCTGATCCGGGTTCTTGCTGCAAGAGAGGGGGATGTATTCGTTCAACATCATTTGTGTTTAGTTGCGGCTGATTCACTTAGAATGATAAGCTCCAACTCCATATCGGGCTAAATGTGTTTAATTTGAATATAATTCAACCGCCCAAGTAACTGTCCAGCCCACGTTTTGAATGGTAGATTTATGCAGCAACTCGTCATTGTTTCGAACCCCCGCCTGGCTCAGGCATTTATTGATTATATGGCTGTAAAGGGAGTTGAATGCCAGCTTGGTCCGGCAGAACAGGGGGTTGCCGTCTGGTTGGTGAATGACCAGGATTTATCTGTCGCAGAGCCTGAACTTAAGGCATTTTTAGCTAATCCTCTTGATTCTAAATATCAGGAAGCATCATGGACGATCGGTGATCATCGACGTGTCCGTTTTCAATACGGCAGTTCCATTACGTTGATTAAACAACAGTTAGTCGAACATAGTGGCCCGTTCACGTTATTGATGATGTTTATCGCTACTGCCGTATATATGGGTGGTTTTTTGGCCGGCCAGGACAATATGTTTGCTGCTTTGCGTTTCCCTGATACGTTATCTCAGCTGGCAAGTCAGCCATGGCGGGTGATTACCCCTATTTTTTTGCATTTCTCCATCTTACATATTTTATTTAATTTGTTGTGGTGGTGGGAGTTCGGTGGGGTGATTGAAAGGCATCTTGGAACCGGTAAAATTATTATATTGACGTTGGTGGCTGCCATTATTCCAAATTTTGCGCAATTTTGGGTGGATGGCCCTCTGTTTGGTGGTTTGTCCGGTGTGGTTTATGCGTTGTTAGGTTACCTTTGGTGGACTCAGTGGCTAAGACCTCATGTCGGTGTGCGCATTAATAAAGCCATTGTCGGATTTATGCTGATTTGGCTGGTGTTGGGATTCGCCAATATCATCGGTCCGGCAACAGCTAATTTGGCCCATTTGTTTGGGTTATTTGTTGGCTGCCTCCAGGCTGTTTTTGACCGCTTTACTGATAAAGATATTTCGTAAAAATTAAATCTTCGATAGTGCCTTTTTTACCGGTTTCCTGAAACATCAGGTCTCTGACGTGAGTGAGGCATTTTTCTTTGAGCTTCTCCCTGCCTGTCAGTGAGCGAACTTCCTGATCGGTGCTTGAACCTAAGATTTCGATGATAGCGTCACGCAGTAGTGGGGCGTTATGTTCAACTAATTCTAATTCACTTTTATGGGCAATCCGAAGTTCCACTGAAACTCGAATATATCCAAGTGTTCTGGCATTAGGGCTGATGTAATTGGTGATAATATCGGGCTCGAATCCATAATAGGCATAACTGTCTGCTGCTGGGTCTTCTTTGGCTGCCTGGACAGTCTGAAGGCTTGAAGTTGCCATGAATACAATAAAAATAATCCATTTGAGCCATTTCATATAATATGTACCTGTGTTAACACGATTTTTTGTATTGTCACTGTTTTGGCAGACGGGTCAAGCTTATTCAGTTTCTATGAAGACTGTTTAAGCGTAGTTTAAGATATTAGAAATGGTTAGTTGAAAACTGTCGGGGTTATTTCAAAGCGAATGATTTGATAAAAAATAATCTCAATCTGGGATAAACGGGTCGTGATTCATTATACTGTATCAGTTTTTATCTCTACCAGAATAGTTGAGATTAAATAACATATGGAACATCTCAGTGCATCTGATGATTCGTATATTTGTGTGTATGAAGACTTGAATGTCGTATGCTCTGAATCATATGATGTATTTTGTGTATTATAATTGCCTGATGTCAGAATGATGTTTTCTATCTTTATCAATCGGGAATATGGTTTGTGAATATCAAG contains these protein-coding regions:
- the glpE gene encoding Thiosulfate sulfurtransferase GlpE, producing the protein MEQFLPINVADAKRLIKERGAILADIRDEDSYQKSHVSGSIHLTNQTLVSLLEENDLLTPVIVMCYHGISSQGAAQYLLHQGLEEVYSLEGGFEAWSRESA
- the glpG gene encoding Rhomboid protease GlpG encodes the protein MQQLVIVSNPRLAQAFIDYMAVKGVECQLGPAEQGVAVWLVNDQDLSVAEPELKAFLANPLDSKYQEASWTIGDHRRVRFQYGSSITLIKQQLVEHSGPFTLLMMFIATAVYMGGFLAGQDNMFAALRFPDTLSQLASQPWRVITPIFLHFSILHILFNLLWWWEFGGVIERHLGTGKIIILTLVAAIIPNFAQFWVDGPLFGGLSGVVYALLGYLWWTQWLRPHVGVRINKAIVGFMLIWLVLGFANIIGPATANLAHLFGLFVGCLQAVFDRFTDKDIS
- the livF_2 gene encoding High-affinity branched-chain amino acid transport ATP-binding protein LivF, with the protein product MSLLQVNQVSTYYGKVKALNDISLCVEEGEIVSLIGANGAGKTTLLMTLCGDPRAASGQIVYDGIDITVMPTSEIMRSSIAIVPEGRRIFSSLSVEENLSMGAFFATVSEKIELLQQMFELFPKLRERRSQRAGTMSGGEQQMLAIGRALMSQPKLLLLDEPSLGLAPLVIAQIFETIELLRKDGMTIFLVEQNANRALKLADRGYVLENGRIVLEDSGDALLKNTRVQRAYLGG